Proteins from a genomic interval of Ptychodera flava strain L36383 chromosome 7, AS_Pfla_20210202, whole genome shotgun sequence:
- the LOC139137818 gene encoding tigger transposable element-derived protein 6-like — protein sequence MTTELFTDWLRDFDRKMRQQKRKILMFIDNPPNAVRLTNTKLIFFPPKTMSKLQPLDQGIIAAMKKTYQKRLLLTVLSKAEDESLSANEITRTVNVLDACYWIGRSWNEVTAETITSCFRKAGFPKMLQMKPMK from the coding sequence ATGACCACAGAACTTTTCACCGACTGGCTTCGAGATTTTGATAGGAAGATGCGGCAACAGAAGCGCAAAATCCTGATGTTTATTGACAATCCTCCAAATGCCGTCCGTCTCACAAACACGAAGCTGATTTTTTTCCCTCCGAAAACAATGTCAAAACTTCAACCGCTCGACCAGGGTATCATTGCAGCCATGAAGAAAACCTACCAAAAGAGACTTCTTCTCACTGTTTTGTCAAAAGCAGAAGATGAATCGCTGTCTGCAAATGAAATCACAAGAACCGTCAACGTCCTTGACGCCTGTTACTGGATTGGTCGTTCATGGAATGAAGTTACCGCAGAGACTATTACGAGCTGCTTCAGGAAAGCTGGGTTTCCTAAAATGCTGCAAATGAAGCCGATGAAGTGA
- the LOC139137820 gene encoding tigger transposable element-derived protein 6-like, with protein sequence MGVVQEEKNSVNSLSGSMIQEQALIYAEQLNKPEFKASNGWLESFSKRNNLSFLKVSGESADVPQETVDSWTARLPHLIEGYSPRDIFNMDETGVFYCALPDKSYAVKGEDCKGGKKSKDRITAVLLRI encoded by the coding sequence ATGGGAGTGGTTCAAGAAGAAAAGAACTCAGTCAATTCCCTATCAGGCTCGATGATACAAGAACAAGCACTCATCTATGCAGAGCAACTGAACAAGCCTGAGTTCAAAGCGTCAAACGGTTGGCTCGAGAGCTTCAGTAAGCGAAACAACCTATCATTTCTCAAAGTGAGCGGTGAAAGTGCCGATGTGCCCCAAGAAACAGTCGACTCATGGACAGCGCGACTTCCCCATCTCATCGAAGGTTATTCACCCAGGGACATTTTCAATATGGACGAGACCGGCGTTTTTTACTGCGCCCTTCCTGACAAATCGTATGCAGTGAAGGGTGAAGATTGCAAGGGTGGGAAGAAATCAAAAGATCGCATTACAGCCGTCCTTTTACGAATATGA